The following proteins are encoded in a genomic region of Nicoliella spurrieriana:
- a CDS encoding ComF family protein has translation MNKCLLCQNYLSNQVTIGWLLSLAPSVNSVICNKCQNRFNRLADQPTCTSCNKLGIESEDCEDCLEWQAKTDFQFVNHSLYQYNVAMKEFMHRYKFVGDYQLRTVFAAELSESATASGRVIVPIPLTPITLQRRGFNQTLGLLQVQTIECLLTKNHQKNIDQSQRGRDQRKAMEQPFIVDPKLIGRIAQRDVLIVDDVYTTGTTIRFAARLLIENGAKSVQGLTLAR, from the coding sequence ATGAATAAGTGCTTACTATGTCAAAATTACTTATCAAATCAGGTAACAATTGGTTGGCTATTGAGCTTAGCACCGTCCGTTAATTCAGTTATATGCAATAAGTGTCAGAACCGTTTTAATCGGTTAGCTGACCAACCGACCTGTACTAGTTGTAATAAACTAGGAATTGAGTCTGAGGATTGTGAAGACTGCTTAGAATGGCAAGCAAAGACTGACTTCCAATTTGTTAACCACTCGCTGTATCAGTACAATGTGGCGATGAAGGAATTTATGCACCGCTATAAGTTTGTGGGGGATTATCAATTACGAACCGTATTTGCCGCGGAACTAAGTGAAAGTGCAACTGCCAGTGGCCGCGTCATCGTCCCAATTCCATTAACACCAATAACTCTACAACGGCGGGGCTTTAATCAAACGCTAGGGTTATTGCAGGTGCAAACGATTGAGTGTTTATTGACTAAGAACCACCAAAAAAACATTGATCAATCACAACGGGGGCGGGATCAACGAAAAGCGATGGAACAACCGTTCATAGTTGATCCTAAGTTAATTGGAAGGATTGCCCAACGGGATGTTTTGATCGTTGATGATGTTTATACTACCGGGACCACGATTCGATTTGCGGCCCGGTTACTAATTGAAAATGGGGCTAAATCAGTCCAGGGGCTTACTCTAGCACGCTAA